A region of Phyllostomus discolor isolate MPI-MPIP mPhyDis1 chromosome 15, mPhyDis1.pri.v3, whole genome shotgun sequence DNA encodes the following proteins:
- the LOC114512410 gene encoding LOW QUALITY PROTEIN: cytochrome c oxidase assembly factor 6 homolog (The sequence of the model RefSeq protein was modified relative to this genomic sequence to represent the inferred CDS: deleted 1 base in 1 codon): MAAPSMKERQVCWGARDEYWKCLDKNEDDASQCKKLRSSFESSCPQQWIKYFDKRREYLKFKEKFEAGQFQPSDSTSKS, encoded by the exons ATGGCAGCCCCGTCCATGAAGGAGAGGCAGGTCTGCTGGGGAGCCCGGGATGAGTACTGGAAGTGTTTGGACAAGAACGAGGAC GACGCTTCGCAGTGCAAGAAGCTAAGAAGCTCCTTTGAATCCAGTTGCCCCCAGCAGTGG ataaaatattttgataaaagaaGAGAgtacttaaaatttaaagaaaaatttgaagcaGGACAATTCCAGCCTTCAGACTCAACTTCAAAGTCATAA